A part of Fusobacterium sp. SYSU M8D902 genomic DNA contains:
- a CDS encoding anaerobic sulfatase maturase, with protein sequence MLNFMIKPTSFQCNIACKYCFYLEKEKFMHSELNKKVKFMDLETAKKFIEKRVTEGKDRDIYFTWQGGEPLLAGLDFYKGVVSYQKELARLFGKKIHNAIQTNGILIDEQWAKFLKKHEFLVGISIDGDQEIHDIYRRTVNNGSTFRKVSKGLRYLEQYGVEYNTLTVVNNFNVKYPLETYKFLKSIGAKFMQFIPVVETLDNDENFKPNWIDDREFNARVSDFSVDPVAYSEFMNKIFDVWIKKDITKISIRMFDSLLTRFSGYEPTLCIFREKCGGSNIALESDGMLYQCDHFVYPESQFKIGNFQELNLNEIEGLSDKLSQKKQDISSKCRECKWLELCHGGCPKHRFINLNSSGERISYFCEAYQRMFEHMTPGLNLMVEFKEKHIPWELFAGAVEKIY encoded by the coding sequence ATGTTAAATTTCATGATCAAACCTACTAGTTTTCAATGTAATATAGCTTGTAAATACTGCTTTTATTTAGAAAAAGAGAAGTTTATGCACTCTGAACTTAATAAAAAGGTTAAGTTTATGGATTTAGAAACAGCAAAAAAATTTATAGAAAAAAGAGTTACAGAGGGTAAAGATAGAGATATATATTTTACTTGGCAGGGTGGAGAACCACTATTAGCTGGGTTAGATTTCTATAAGGGAGTTGTTAGCTATCAAAAAGAATTAGCAAGATTATTTGGTAAAAAGATTCATAATGCCATTCAAACAAATGGGATATTAATTGATGAACAATGGGCTAAATTCTTAAAAAAACATGAATTTTTAGTAGGAATTTCAATTGATGGAGATCAGGAAATTCACGATATTTACAGAAGAACTGTGAACAATGGAAGTACATTTAGAAAAGTTAGTAAAGGATTGAGATATTTAGAACAGTATGGAGTTGAATATAATACTCTTACAGTAGTAAACAATTTTAATGTGAAATATCCATTAGAAACATACAAATTTCTTAAATCTATAGGAGCGAAATTTATGCAATTTATTCCAGTTGTAGAAACATTGGATAATGATGAAAATTTTAAACCGAATTGGATAGATGACAGAGAATTTAATGCAAGAGTGAGTGACTTTTCAGTTGATCCAGTAGCTTATTCAGAATTTATGAATAAAATTTTTGATGTTTGGATAAAAAAGGATATAACTAAAATCTCAATTCGTATGTTTGATTCATTGTTAACAAGATTTTCAGGGTATGAACCAACTCTTTGCATATTTAGAGAGAAGTGTGGTGGAAGTAATATAGCATTAGAGAGTGATGGAATGCTATATCAGTGTGATCACTTTGTTTATCCAGAATCTCAGTTTAAAATTGGAAATTTTCAAGAATTAAACTTGAATGAGATTGAAGGGCTAAGTGATAAATTATCTCAAAAAAAACAGGATATCAGTTCTAAATGTAGAGAGTGTAAGTGGCTTGAACTATGTCATGGTGGTTGTCCAAAACATAGGTTTATTAATTTAAATTCATCAGGTGAGAGAATAAGTTATTTCTGTGAAGCTTATCAAAGAATGTTTGAACATATGACTCCGGGGTTAAATTTGATGGTGGAATTTAAGGAAAAACATATTCCTTGGGAACTATTTGCAGGGGCAGTAGAAAAGATATATTAG
- a CDS encoding LD-carboxypeptidase, with product MLGKKLKKGDTIGIVAPASNTSFERVLEAKKNIEAMGYKVILGECTKKEWYSYAGTDIERAQEINEFFANKEVSAIMCMRGGYGCNRIVEYLDLDVIRENPKIFIGYSDITTLHIALNERAQLVTFHGPMAVSNFSGSYNEESYKNFVEVLSSSSKEIEIKNFSKEIGVISHGRARGVLVGGNLATLIATLGTEYDLDYRDKILFLEEIGEKTYKVDRFLNQLKKHGVLDKVQGVVLGDFKNCEPDSEKDMPLLEVFEDYFKNLGKPVLYNLESGHSEPMLTLPLGALCEIDSENKSIKIIEKVVVD from the coding sequence ATGTTAGGGAAAAAATTAAAAAAAGGTGATACTATTGGAATTGTAGCACCAGCAAGTAATACCTCTTTTGAGAGAGTTTTAGAGGCTAAGAAGAACATAGAGGCTATGGGGTATAAAGTAATTTTAGGAGAGTGTACTAAAAAAGAGTGGTACTCTTATGCTGGGACTGATATAGAGAGAGCTCAAGAGATAAATGAATTTTTTGCAAATAAAGAGGTATCAGCAATAATGTGTATGCGTGGTGGTTATGGTTGCAATAGAATAGTAGAGTACTTAGATTTGGATGTAATCAGAGAAAATCCTAAAATATTTATAGGATATAGTGATATAACTACATTACACATAGCACTAAATGAGAGAGCTCAGCTTGTGACATTTCATGGACCTATGGCTGTGAGCAATTTTTCAGGAAGCTATAACGAGGAGAGTTATAAAAACTTTGTAGAGGTACTTTCAAGCTCTTCAAAAGAGATAGAGATAAAAAATTTTTCAAAAGAGATTGGAGTGATATCTCACGGAAGAGCTAGAGGTGTACTCGTAGGAGGGAATTTAGCAACTCTTATAGCCACTCTAGGAACAGAGTATGACTTGGATTATAGAGATAAGATACTGTTTTTAGAGGAGATAGGTGAGAAAACTTACAAGGTTGATAGATTTTTAAATCAATTAAAAAAACATGGAGTTTTGGATAAAGTTCAAGGTGTTGTATTGGGTGATTTTAAAAATTGTGAGCCTGATTCTGAAAAGGATATGCCACTATTAGAGGTTTTTGAAGATTATTTTAAAAATTTAGGAAAGCCAGTACTGTATAATTTGGAGAGTGGGCATAGTGAGCCTATGTTAACACTACCATTGGGAGCTCTTTGTGAAATTGATAGTGAAAATAAAAGTATAAAAATAATTGAAAAAGTTGTAGTAGATTAG
- a CDS encoding IclR family transcriptional regulator, with product MSEKSKVPAIDKADKIFNYLYYKYSATQSSIAKDLGLSKATVNRLLEVLTNLKYLNFEDKEYTLGEKFYFFSNRNEKYTLLKNVTYPYLEALSLKFKETFKLSVLDNDKIRTISTVESSDIIKVSVSENAIFPLHAGAASKLLICQLSENRLNKLLPKILPKYTENTIIDREILKKALLKINLQKISYDNMEHSNNIKAVALPILDNRNRIVAAISCPCFPDNLTEEKLKLIVEEIKIACEEIGKKLDYFIK from the coding sequence TTGAGTGAAAAATCAAAGGTTCCAGCTATAGATAAAGCAGATAAGATATTTAACTATTTATACTATAAATACTCTGCAACTCAAAGTTCCATAGCAAAAGATTTGGGACTTTCTAAAGCTACAGTGAATAGATTGTTAGAAGTATTGACAAATTTGAAATATTTAAATTTTGAGGATAAAGAGTATACATTGGGAGAAAAATTTTACTTTTTTTCAAATAGAAATGAGAAATATACTCTCTTGAAGAATGTAACCTATCCATATTTAGAAGCACTTTCATTGAAGTTTAAAGAGACATTTAAGTTAAGCGTGTTGGATAATGATAAGATAAGAACCATTTCAACTGTTGAGAGTAGTGATATAATAAAGGTTTCAGTTTCAGAGAATGCAATATTTCCACTTCATGCAGGGGCAGCTAGTAAATTACTTATTTGCCAGTTAAGTGAAAATAGATTGAATAAACTTTTACCTAAGATACTCCCTAAGTATACAGAGAACACAATTATAGATAGAGAGATTTTAAAAAAAGCATTATTAAAAATCAATTTACAAAAAATCTCTTATGACAATATGGAACATTCCAATAATATAAAAGCAGTTGCTCTTCCAATATTAGACAATAGAAATAGAATTGTAGCAGCTATAAGTTGTCCATGTTTTCCAGATAATTTGACAGAGGAGAAGTTAAAATTAATAGTTGAAGAGATAAAAATAGCGTGTGAAGAGATAGGTAAAAAATTAGATTATTTTATAAAATAG
- a CDS encoding ClC family H(+)/Cl(-) exchange transporter: protein MKTETAADNLKLLQKGSGKLYLLCVVVGALTGFTVSLYRLALNLFNHFRTEVIGNSLEGKPYFVFVIWLFFVLIGLFVDYISRKYPKISGSGIPQVKGILLRQLDYCKWLQELIAKFIAGLMSIGAGLSLGREGPSVQLGSYIGFGMTKIFDRDTIEKKYLVTSGASAGLSGAFGAPLSGVIFALEELHKFISAKLLICTFLASIASDFVGRRIFGMNPSFDLIALYPKNMNPYYQFILYILLGVIIAFFGKLFTVTLIKVQDRFKSIKLPRWVKISFVMSTSFLFCYFLPEVTGGGHELVEEMAGGNRTIQLLMIIFIVKLFFTALCYATGFAGGIFLPMLVLGAIIGKIYGLTLIKYFDIGIGAVPHFMVLGMAGYFVAVVRAPITGAVLILEMTGNLDHLLALVTVSVIAYYVTELLGLEPVYEILFERMPKDTPKEEEVCKSKTIITVPVAAESELDGKKICEVAWERDILVVAITRSEHEIIPKGDTVIESGDQLTLLLPESKVFKMKELLYKQGSH from the coding sequence ATGAAAACGGAAACAGCAGCAGATAATCTAAAGCTCTTACAAAAAGGGAGTGGAAAGTTATATTTGCTATGTGTAGTGGTGGGAGCCTTGACAGGATTTACAGTATCTCTTTATAGATTGGCTTTAAACCTTTTTAACCATTTTAGAACTGAGGTAATAGGTAACTCTTTGGAAGGAAAACCATATTTTGTATTTGTTATTTGGTTATTTTTTGTTTTGATCGGATTATTTGTAGATTACATATCTAGAAAATATCCCAAAATATCCGGAAGTGGTATTCCACAAGTAAAAGGAATACTATTAAGACAATTAGATTATTGTAAGTGGCTACAGGAGCTAATTGCAAAATTTATAGCTGGTCTTATGAGTATAGGTGCTGGACTTTCTCTAGGAAGAGAGGGACCATCAGTACAGTTAGGGTCATATATAGGTTTTGGAATGACAAAGATTTTTGATCGTGATACTATCGAGAAAAAATATCTTGTAACTAGTGGAGCTAGTGCGGGATTATCTGGTGCTTTTGGAGCTCCATTATCGGGAGTTATATTTGCATTGGAGGAGCTGCATAAATTCATCTCTGCAAAGTTACTAATCTGTACATTTTTAGCTAGTATAGCCTCTGATTTTGTTGGAAGAAGAATATTTGGAATGAATCCTTCATTTGATTTGATTGCTTTATATCCAAAAAATATGAATCCATACTATCAGTTTATACTTTATATCTTACTTGGAGTTATTATTGCGTTTTTTGGTAAACTGTTTACAGTAACTCTAATAAAGGTACAGGACAGATTTAAAAGCATAAAACTACCTAGATGGGTAAAGATCTCATTTGTTATGTCTACATCTTTTCTATTCTGTTATTTTTTACCAGAGGTAACAGGTGGAGGACATGAACTAGTGGAAGAGATGGCTGGAGGAAATAGAACAATACAGTTATTGATGATAATATTCATAGTAAAACTATTTTTTACAGCACTATGCTATGCAACAGGGTTTGCAGGAGGAATTTTCTTACCTATGCTAGTTTTAGGAGCTATTATTGGTAAGATATATGGACTTACACTTATAAAGTATTTTGATATAGGAATAGGAGCTGTTCCACACTTTATGGTTTTAGGAATGGCTGGATACTTTGTGGCTGTAGTAAGAGCACCAATTACCGGGGCAGTATTGATACTAGAGATGACAGGAAATTTAGATCATCTATTAGCATTGGTAACAGTTTCTGTAATAGCTTACTATGTAACAGAGCTTTTAGGATTGGAACCTGTCTATGAGATATTATTTGAGCGTATGCCAAAAGATACACCTAAAGAGGAAGAGGTCTGTAAGAGTAAAACAATCATAACAGTACCAGTGGCAGCAGAATCAGAGCTGGATGGAAAAAAAATATGTGAAGTGGCTTGGGAACGTGATATTTTAGTTGTGGCAATCACAAGAAGTGAACACGAGATTATTCCTAAGGGGGATACTGTTATTGAGAGTGGAGATCAATTGACACTTTTACTTCCAGAGAGCAAGGTTTTTAAGATGAAGGAGCTTTTATACAAGCAGGGTAGTCATTAA
- a CDS encoding bifunctional 2-keto-4-hydroxyglutarate aldolase/2-keto-3-deoxy-6-phosphogluconate aldolase — translation MLKKYKILEKLADIGIVAVVRGENVAEGVRISKACTKGGIPAIEVTYTVPGATEVIKALKEQDTNNEMVIGAGTVLDAATARIAILAGAEFIVSPGFDKETAKLCNLYQVPYMPGCMTITEMTKAMQYGADIIKLFPGSAFGPSFVKAVKAPLPHANIMPTGGVSLDNMEEWFKNGVIAVGAGGKLASGTDEEIIATAQAFRKKLLEIRNK, via the coding sequence ATGCTAAAAAAATATAAAATATTAGAAAAACTTGCTGATATAGGAATTGTAGCTGTAGTAAGAGGAGAGAATGTAGCTGAGGGAGTTAGAATCTCTAAGGCTTGTACAAAAGGTGGAATACCAGCTATTGAAGTAACTTATACTGTTCCTGGAGCAACGGAAGTTATAAAAGCTCTTAAAGAGCAAGATACAAATAATGAAATGGTTATAGGTGCAGGAACTGTATTAGATGCAGCTACTGCTAGAATAGCTATACTTGCTGGAGCAGAGTTTATAGTGTCACCTGGATTTGATAAAGAGACTGCTAAGTTATGTAATCTTTATCAAGTACCATATATGCCAGGTTGTATGACTATAACTGAGATGACAAAAGCTATGCAATATGGTGCTGATATTATAAAACTATTCCCTGGAAGTGCTTTTGGACCTTCATTTGTAAAAGCTGTAAAAGCTCCATTACCTCATGCAAATATAATGCCTACTGGTGGAGTTAGTTTAGACAATATGGAAGAATGGTTTAAAAATGGTGTAATAGCAGTAGGGGCTGGAGGAAAATTAGCTTCTGGAACAGATGAAGAGATCATAGCAACTGCTCAAGCATTTAGAAAAAAATTATTAGAAATAAGAAATAAGTAG
- a CDS encoding sulfatase-like hydrolase/transferase — protein sequence MLNLKNGSKYLTLLLLGTFATGSYAATNVKDKGTATNVAFNQSFVPTEYKTEGKPNVIIISMDDLGYGQLNFDEKAFDKKVLATKVIPDRYKVDVDKAIEAAKKSTPNLRKLQDQGIMLTQDFVCHGVSGPSRAGFMTSEFPSRFGIYSNDDAQDGVSVDHKFLAELFQNHGYETSAIGKWHLGRITNVPVPKEKQTRDYHDNFTTFCDEPFQPQNRGFDYFMGFHAAGTAYYNSPSLFKNREVVPAEGYITDQLTNEALGRIEAAGNDPFFIYLAYNAPHIPLEQHAPEKYRIFNTGNEEVDKYYESIYAVDQNIGRIIDQLEKDGKLDNTVIMFFSDNGSVIDAPLPMNGIFTGNKGETFNGGVHIPGFITWKAGLKAGKYNKMVSTIDYMPTALAAAGIEVPQEWKEKIDGVNLLPYLKKEVKGNPHKELYWAQPRAFHWDPINIPFWRDYDKYVTGESDYYPVNPYMESLSEFSWTVRDNTWTLHYYVGDNSYALYNSVKDPQEIHNVIEKHPDVVKELKAKMRNYLTTQAVKPNTANNLPKYEQLIKATEEVPATK from the coding sequence ATGTTAAATTTGAAAAATGGATCTAAGTATTTAACTCTTCTTTTGTTAGGAACATTTGCCACTGGAAGTTATGCAGCTACAAATGTAAAAGACAAAGGAACAGCAACAAATGTAGCATTCAATCAAAGTTTTGTACCTACAGAATACAAAACAGAAGGAAAACCAAATGTAATTATTATTTCAATGGATGACTTAGGATATGGACAACTTAATTTTGATGAAAAGGCTTTTGATAAAAAAGTGTTGGCTACGAAAGTTATTCCAGACAGATACAAAGTGGATGTAGATAAAGCTATAGAAGCTGCTAAAAAATCTACACCTAATTTGAGAAAGTTACAAGATCAAGGAATTATGCTTACTCAAGACTTTGTGTGTCATGGTGTTAGTGGACCATCAAGAGCTGGATTTATGACTTCTGAATTTCCATCAAGATTTGGAATTTATAGTAATGATGATGCTCAAGATGGAGTATCTGTAGATCATAAGTTTTTAGCAGAGTTATTCCAAAATCATGGATATGAAACTTCTGCTATTGGAAAATGGCATTTAGGAAGAATAACAAATGTTCCTGTTCCAAAAGAAAAACAAACAAGAGACTACCATGATAACTTTACTACATTCTGTGATGAACCTTTCCAACCACAAAATAGAGGATTTGATTATTTTATGGGATTCCATGCTGCAGGAACAGCATATTATAATTCACCTAGCTTATTCAAGAATAGAGAAGTAGTACCAGCTGAAGGATATATTACTGATCAATTGACAAATGAAGCATTAGGTAGAATAGAAGCTGCAGGAAATGATCCGTTCTTTATTTACCTAGCATACAATGCACCTCACATACCACTAGAACAACATGCTCCAGAAAAATATAGAATTTTTAATACAGGAAATGAAGAAGTTGATAAATATTATGAATCTATATATGCAGTAGACCAAAATATAGGAAGAATAATAGATCAATTAGAAAAAGATGGAAAATTGGATAATACTGTAATTATGTTCTTCTCAGATAATGGATCAGTTATAGATGCACCATTACCTATGAATGGAATTTTCACTGGAAATAAAGGGGAAACATTTAATGGAGGAGTACATATACCAGGATTTATAACATGGAAAGCTGGATTAAAAGCTGGAAAATATAATAAAATGGTATCAACTATAGACTATATGCCAACAGCTTTAGCAGCAGCAGGAATTGAAGTTCCACAAGAGTGGAAAGAAAAAATAGATGGAGTTAACTTATTACCATACTTGAAAAAAGAGGTTAAAGGAAATCCACACAAAGAATTATACTGGGCACAACCTAGAGCCTTCCACTGGGATCCAATAAATATTCCTTTCTGGAGAGATTATGATAAATATGTAACAGGAGAATCTGATTATTACCCAGTAAACCCATATATGGAGAGTCTATCAGAGTTCTCATGGACAGTTAGAGATAATACTTGGACATTACACTATTATGTAGGAGATAATTCATATGCTCTTTACAATTCAGTAAAAGATCCACAAGAGATTCATAATGTAATTGAAAAACATCCAGATGTTGTAAAAGAGTTAAAAGCTAAAATGAGAAATTATTTAACAACTCAAGCAGTAAAACCTAATACAGCAAACAATTTACCTAAGTATGAACAATTAATTAAAGCAACTGAAGAAGTACCTGCTACTAAATAA
- a CDS encoding spore maturation protein translates to MFVRIMESISLYAIPLIILIIVGYAYFVKKVKVYEVFCEGAKEGFNTAIRIIPFLVAMLVAIGIFRASGCIDIMLKVLDPVFSIIGMPGEVLPMAILRPLSGGGATGVMNDLMITYGPDSLIGRIASTMMGSTETTFYVLAVYFGAVSIRKTRHAVLAGLLADLAGLLTAVWICRIMFA, encoded by the coding sequence ATGTTTGTAAGAATAATGGAGAGTATATCACTTTATGCAATTCCTTTAATTATATTAATAATAGTGGGATATGCTTACTTTGTAAAAAAAGTAAAGGTTTATGAAGTATTTTGTGAAGGAGCTAAGGAAGGTTTTAATACAGCTATAAGAATAATACCTTTTTTAGTTGCTATGTTAGTTGCTATAGGAATATTTAGAGCTTCTGGATGTATAGATATAATGTTGAAAGTATTAGATCCAGTATTCTCAATAATAGGTATGCCTGGAGAGGTATTACCAATGGCAATTTTAAGACCTCTATCTGGAGGAGGAGCTACAGGAGTTATGAATGATCTGATGATAACTTATGGACCAGATTCATTAATAGGTAGAATAGCTTCAACTATGATGGGATCAACTGAAACAACTTTTTATGTTCTTGCAGTATATTTTGGAGCAGTAAGCATAAGAAAAACAAGACATGCAGTATTAGCAGGACTATTAGCAGACCTAGCAGGATTATTAACAGCAGTATGGATTTGTAGAATTATGTTTGCATAA
- a CDS encoding sugar kinase, producing MSKIFDFTEKEFGLVCCGEMIMRLSPLNNEMLIQGNLLTKQMGGAEFNVASSVSILGEKTAMLTTLPNNELGKFARKSMTLNGVADDFLIYDDSKYKRMPIYYYEYGSSPRKPNVTYDRLNSSFQRMTVNEVNPEVYGKTKIFHTSGISLGLCETSMTLTKDLISNFKKGGALVSFDVNFRRNLWSEPEAKVEIEKILPDVDILFASEETFRKMFEKTGDLKDIIRAFAKEYDLSFIASTQRVVNSPKSHNFSSLVYDRKSDTFYSERAYENIEIVDRIGSGDAYVAGVLYGILHFNEAERAMKYGNANSVLKNTIVGDISCADSTLVESIIADHDNGNTSEMNR from the coding sequence ATGAGTAAAATATTTGATTTTACAGAAAAAGAGTTTGGTTTAGTTTGTTGTGGAGAGATGATTATGAGATTATCTCCTTTAAATAATGAGATGCTTATTCAAGGAAATCTTTTGACAAAACAGATGGGTGGAGCAGAGTTTAACGTAGCTAGTTCAGTATCTATTTTGGGAGAAAAGACAGCAATGTTAACAACTTTACCAAACAATGAATTGGGAAAATTTGCTAGAAAATCAATGACATTAAATGGTGTAGCTGATGATTTTTTAATCTATGATGACAGTAAATACAAACGTATGCCTATATACTATTATGAGTATGGATCATCACCTAGAAAACCAAATGTTACTTATGATAGATTAAATTCATCTTTCCAAAGAATGACAGTAAATGAAGTAAATCCAGAAGTATATGGAAAAACTAAAATTTTTCATACAAGTGGAATATCATTAGGGCTTTGTGAAACTTCTATGACTTTAACAAAGGATCTAATTTCAAACTTTAAAAAAGGTGGAGCATTGGTGTCTTTTGATGTAAACTTCAGAAGAAATCTATGGTCAGAGCCTGAGGCAAAGGTTGAAATAGAGAAGATACTTCCAGATGTAGATATATTATTTGCTTCAGAAGAAACTTTTAGAAAGATGTTTGAAAAGACAGGAGATCTAAAAGATATTATAAGAGCATTTGCAAAAGAGTATGATCTATCATTTATAGCTTCTACTCAAAGAGTTGTAAACTCTCCTAAATCTCATAATTTCTCATCATTAGTATATGATAGAAAGTCAGATACATTCTATTCAGAAAGAGCTTATGAAAATATTGAGATAGTTGACAGAATAGGAAGTGGAGATGCTTATGTAGCAGGAGTACTATATGGAATCCTACACTTTAATGAGGCAGAAAGAGCAATGAAATATGGAAATGCTAACTCTGTTTTAAAGAATACGATAGTTGGAGATATTTCTTGTGCTGATTCAACTCTTGTAGAGAGCATTATAGCAGACCATGACAATGGAAATACATCTGAGATGAACAGATAA
- the dacB gene encoding D-alanyl-D-alanine carboxypeptidase/D-alanyl-D-alanine-endopeptidase, giving the protein MVKLKCFVLALVLLTGCSNTHIPVDILKNEDVAVEEISTENEVKAPGQILNELESEFYKEDEGSEEVKSELVEQEKVEPVETVVEEVKNEVVEVKPEKKQEVQEKKITQTREQRAVERFVNLEMLQYSNIGISIVDLQKGKQVASYNEKRAVTPASIMKVITSSTAIQKLGADTKLETKLLYDGKIDPKGILIGDIYIIGGGDPTLGSDGVKIDRMAFINDWIAKIKSAGIKGVKGDIIVIDNLFGYVGVEEKWLLEDFGTSYGQGVYGISVFDNLYTLTLNSGEKGVEILEVKPKIPGLKFENRLKISPKGRRDFSVRGLPLENKRVLTGEVPKNSKIVVQSDIPNPGLFLGEYLKSNLNSANIKVNGKVKTARDTSKRAKNPKILAVTKSAPIKEMVRTLLKRSDNHYTEHLFQLLKLQDVNIEEFWKEKGIDTKVLNMDDGSGLSRGDYVSAELLTGIVAYMYQNYPAYIKLLPRGGYEGTVHDFLNPKKFDGEVRIKSGSMGGIQSYTGYIKKDGREYAFTIIVNHWNGSRRKLKNEMEKLLIDLF; this is encoded by the coding sequence ATGGTAAAATTAAAATGTTTTGTACTAGCTTTAGTTTTATTGACAGGTTGTAGTAATACACATATACCAGTTGATATTCTAAAAAATGAAGATGTAGCAGTAGAGGAAATCTCAACAGAAAATGAAGTGAAAGCACCGGGGCAAATATTAAATGAGCTGGAGAGTGAGTTTTACAAGGAAGATGAGGGTTCTGAAGAGGTAAAGAGTGAGTTAGTTGAACAGGAGAAAGTTGAACCAGTAGAAACGGTTGTTGAAGAGGTAAAAAATGAAGTAGTAGAGGTAAAGCCGGAGAAAAAACAGGAGGTTCAAGAGAAAAAAATCACTCAAACAAGGGAGCAAAGAGCAGTAGAAAGATTTGTTAACCTAGAGATGTTACAGTATAGCAATATAGGAATTAGTATTGTTGATTTACAGAAGGGAAAACAGGTGGCTTCATATAATGAGAAGAGAGCTGTAACTCCAGCATCAATAATGAAAGTGATAACATCATCTACAGCTATTCAGAAGTTAGGAGCAGATACAAAACTAGAAACAAAGCTACTATATGATGGAAAGATAGACCCTAAAGGGATATTGATAGGGGATATATATATAATAGGTGGTGGAGACCCAACTCTTGGATCTGATGGTGTAAAGATAGATAGAATGGCTTTTATAAATGATTGGATAGCCAAGATAAAATCAGCAGGTATAAAGGGAGTAAAAGGGGATATAATTGTAATAGATAATCTTTTTGGATATGTTGGAGTTGAAGAAAAATGGTTATTAGAGGATTTTGGAACTAGCTATGGACAGGGAGTTTATGGAATAAGTGTCTTTGACAACCTATATACTTTAACTTTAAATTCTGGAGAGAAAGGTGTTGAAATTTTAGAGGTAAAACCTAAGATTCCTGGATTGAAATTTGAAAATAGATTGAAGATATCACCAAAAGGACGTAGAGATTTTTCTGTTAGAGGTTTACCACTTGAGAACAAGAGAGTTTTGACTGGAGAGGTACCTAAGAACTCAAAGATAGTAGTACAGAGTGATATTCCTAATCCAGGATTATTTTTAGGTGAGTATTTAAAAAGTAATTTAAACTCAGCAAACATAAAGGTCAATGGAAAGGTAAAAACAGCTAGAGATACATCTAAAAGAGCTAAAAATCCGAAGATATTAGCTGTGACAAAATCTGCACCAATAAAAGAGATGGTAAGAACTCTATTAAAAAGAAGTGATAACCACTATACAGAACATCTATTCCAATTGTTAAAACTTCAAGATGTTAATATAGAGGAGTTTTGGAAAGAGAAGGGTATAGATACAAAGGTATTGAACATGGACGATGGAAGTGGATTATCAAGAGGTGATTATGTATCAGCAGAGTTATTGACAGGTATAGTAGCATATATGTATCAAAACTATCCTGCTTATATTAAATTACTTCCTAGAGGTGGTTATGAGGGTACAGTTCACGACTTTTTAAATCCTAAAAAGTTTGATGGAGAAGTGAGAATAAAAAGTGGTAGTATGGGTGGAATACAATCATATACTGGATATATAAAAAAAGATGGTAGAGAGTATGCCTTTACTATCATAGTAAACCATTGGAATGGAAGTAGAAGAAAGTTGAAAAATGAGATGGAAAAATTACTGATAGATCTATTTTAG
- a CDS encoding nucleoside recognition domain-containing protein yields MINAIWCGLIVIGILVGIFTGNVQAVTDSAISSASTAVTLSMEMIGVMALWLGLMKVAEEAGMVKALGKAMKPLMVKLFPEVPADHPAMGSIVANMAANFFGLGNAATPLGIKAMQELQLLNDNKDEATNSMVMFLAINTSSVTLISSSTIAYRVAAGSANATEIIAPTIIATIVSTIVAVVSCKFLEKLPAYRREKI; encoded by the coding sequence ATGATTAATGCAATATGGTGTGGTTTAATAGTGATTGGAATTTTAGTTGGGATATTTACTGGGAATGTACAGGCAGTAACAGATTCAGCTATCTCTAGTGCTAGTACAGCAGTGACACTATCTATGGAGATGATAGGGGTTATGGCTCTATGGCTGGGACTTATGAAGGTAGCAGAGGAAGCTGGAATGGTAAAAGCTTTAGGTAAGGCAATGAAGCCTTTAATGGTAAAATTATTTCCAGAAGTACCAGCAGATCATCCTGCAATGGGAAGTATAGTTGCAAATATGGCAGCAAACTTTTTTGGATTGGGAAATGCAGCTACTCCATTAGGAATAAAGGCAATGCAAGAGTTACAACTATTAAATGATAATAAAGATGAGGCGACAAACTCAATGGTTATGTTTTTAGCAATAAATACATCTTCAGTGACACTGATCTCATCAAGTACTATAGCTTATAGAGTGGCAGCAGGATCTGCAAATGCTACTGAAATAATAGCTCCAACAATAATAGCAACTATTGTTTCAACTATAGTAGCAGTAGTGTCTTGTAAGTTTTTAGAGAAATTACCAGCATATAGAAGAGAAAAAATATAA